One part of the Arabidopsis thaliana chromosome 1 sequence genome encodes these proteins:
- a CDS encoding SNF2 domain-containing protein / helicase domain-containing protein / zinc finger protein-like protein, whose amino-acid sequence MDSAIDISSDSDVEIQETRTRPQHPPRIAEGSHRRDLSTLRPHFLSGSSSGANGHTKTGLTNLDSRNGFESKPLPRAEHHTHIPGNGSIVTSRIPNISVGDYEKFSSQQAFKRTHPPTFSRPPFPPRPDIGTSNGNASHFRGGAHDDLGMGRVTNGTRILPPSVAHGTSASPSHFNGLSDPMHRNGIGEERNSENDERLIYQAALQELNQPKSEVDLPAGLLSVPLMKHQKIALAWMFQKETNSLHCMGGILADDQGLGKTVSTIALILKQMHEAKLKSKNSGNQEAEALDLDADDESENAFEKPESKASNGSGVNGDSGIKKAKGEEASTSTRKFNRKRPAAGTLIVCPASVVRQWARELDEKVTDEAKLSVLIYHGGNRTKDPIELAKYDVVMTTYAIVSNEVPKQPLVDDDENDEKNSEKYGLASGFSINKKRKNVVGTTKKSKKKKGNNNAGDSSDPDSGTLAKVGWFRVVLDEAQTIKNHRTQVARACCGLRAKRRWCLSGTPIQNTIDDLYSYFRFLKYDPYAVYKSFCHQIKGPISRNSLQGYKKLQAVLRAIMLRRTKGTLLDGQPIINLPPKTINLSQVDFSVEERSFYVKLESDSRSQFKAYAAAGTLNQNYANILLMLLRLRQACDHPQLVKRYNSDSVGKVSEEAVKKLPKEDLVSLLSRLESSPICCVCHDPPEDPVVTLCGHIFCYQCVSDYITGDEDTCPAPRCREQLAHDVVFSKSTLRSCVADDLGCSSSEDNSHDKSVFQNGEFSSSKIKAVLDILQSLSNQGTSNSTQNGQMASSSQQPNDDDDDDDDDVTIVEKTSLKSTPSNGGPIKTIIFSQWTGMLDLVELSLIENSIEFRRLDGTMSLIARDRAVKEFSNDPDVKVMIMSLKAGNLGLNMIAACHVILLDLWWNPTTEDQAIDRAHRIGQTRPVTVTRITIKNTVEDRILALQEEKRKMVASAFGEDHGGSSATRLTVDDLKYLFMV is encoded by the exons ATGGATTCCGCTATTGATATCAGTTCTGATAGTGATGTCGAGATACAAGAAACTAGAACCAGGCCTCAACATCCCCCACGGATAGCTGAAG GATCTCATAGAAGAGATCTCTCTACGCTGAGACCGCACTTTCTTAGTGGGAGTTCTTCCGGTGCAAATGGCCACACTAAAACAGGACTTACAAATCTCGACTCACGTAATGGTTTTGAATCCAAGCCACTGCCTCGGGCAGAACACCATACACATATTCCGGGAAATGGGAGTATCGTAACTTCCAGAATTCCCAATATCTCTGTTGGTGATTATGAGAAATTTTCATCTCAACAAGCTTTTAAAAGGACACATCCACCAACCTTTAGTCGACCTCCTTTTCCTCCTAGACCTGATATTGGTACAAGTAACGGGAATGCGAGTCACTTTCGTGGTGGAGCACATGATGATCTAGGCATGGGGCGTGTGACTAACGGCACTCGGATCCTACCTCCATCTGTGGCGCACGGAACATCTGCGTCTCCTTCACATTTTAATGGATTAAGTGATCCAATGCATAGGAATGGCATAGGCGAAGAAAGGAATTCGGAAAATGACGAGAGGCTGATCTATCAGGCTGCACTACAG GAACTGAATCAACCCAAGTCCGAGGTCGATTTACCTGCTGGTCTTCTTTCGGTTCCCCTTATGAAGCATCAG AAAATTGCATTGGCATGGATGTTTCAGAAGGAAACTAATAGTTTGCACTGTATGGGAGGGATATTAGCTGATGATCAG GGCCTTGGTAAGACAGTCTCGACTATTGCGCTTATCCTAAAGCAAATGCACGAGGCAAAATTAAAGTCCAAGAATTCAGGCAATCAAGAGGCTGAAGCATTGGATCTGGATGCTGATGATGAGTCAGAAAATGCATTTGAGAAACCAGAGTCTAAGGCTTCAAATGGTAGTGGTGTGAATGGTGATTCAGGCATAAAGAAAGCCAAGGGAGAAGAAGCGAGTACTTCAACACGCAAATTCAACAGAAAGAGACCAGCTGCTGGTACTTTAATTGTTTGTCCAGCAAGTGTTGTGCGGCAGTGGGCAAGAGAACTTGATGAGAAGGTTACTGATGAAGCCAAACTTTCTGTTTTAATATACCACGGCGGTAACAGGACCAAAGATCCTATTGAACTAGCAAAATATGATGTGGTTATGACAACTTACGCCATTGTTTCAAATGAAGTTCCAAAGCAACCCCTGGTTGATGACGATGagaatgatgaaaaaaattctgaaaaatATGGTCTCGCTTCTGGCTTCTCCATCAATAAGAAACGGAAAAATGTAGTGGGTACTACTaagaagagtaagaagaaaaaaggtaaCAATAATGCTGGCGATTCATCTGACCCTGACTCTGGTACTCTAGCAAAAGTTGGGTGGTTCAGAGTTGTACTAGATGAAGCTCAAACAATTAAGAATCATAGAACCCAGGTGGCAAGAGCATGTTGCGGTCTTCGAGCCAAAAGGAGGTGGTGTTTGTCTGGAACACCAATACAAAATACAATAGATGATTTATACAGCTATTTCAGGTTTCTAAAATATGATCCATATGCTGTGTACAAGTCATTCTGCCACCAAATTAAGGGTCCAATTTCCAGAAATTCCCTTCAAGGGTACAAGAAGCTTCAGGCTGTTCTAAGGGCTATAATGCTACGCCGTACGAAAG GAACATTGCTTGATGGCCAGCCTATAATTAATCTACCACCAAAGACAATTAATTTGAGCCAGGTGGACTTTTCGGTAGAGGAGCGGTCTTTCTACGTGAAGCTTGAATCCGATTCCCGTTCTCAGTTCAAG GCATATGCTGCTGCAGGAACTTTGAATCAAAACTATGCAAACATTCTTCTCATGCTTTTGCGACTACGCCAAGCTTGTGACCACCCCCAACTTGTTAAAAGATATAACTCAGATTCTGTTGGAAAAGTATCAGAAGAAGCTGTTAAAAAACTCCCTAAAGAGGATCTAGTTAGCCTGCTCAGTCGCTTAGAATCGTCTCCCATCTGTTGTGTCTGCCAT GATCCACCAGAAGACCCTGTTGTTACTTTGTGTGGCCATATATTCTGCTATCAGTGTGTATCAGATTATATCACAGGGGATGAGGACACGTGCCCTGCGCCTAGATGCAGAGAACAGCTTGCGCATGAtgttgttttctctaaatCCACGCTTAGAAGTTGCGTTGCTGATGATTTGGGTTGTAGTTCCTCAGAGGATAATAGTCATGATAAATCAGTTTTTCAGAATGGCGAGTTTAGTTCATCAAAGATCAAAGCTGTCTTAGATATTCTGCAGTCGCTTTCTAACCAAGGCACTTCAAACTCAACACAGAATGGTCAAATGGCTTCTTCCTCGCAGCAGccgaatgatgatgatgatgatgatgatgatgatgtcacCATTGTCGAGAAAACGAGTCTGAAGTCAACTCCTTCTAATGGAGGACCAATAAAAACGATTATATTTTCTCAGTGGACTGGTATGCTTGACTTGGTGGAGCTATCTCTAATTGAAAATAGTATAGAATTCAGAAGATTAGATGGTACAATGAGTCTAATTGCCAGAGACAGAGCTGTGAAAGAATTCAGCAACGATCCAGAT GTAAAAGTGATGATAATGTCTTTAAAAGCTGGAAATCTTGGGCTGAATATGATTGCTGCATGTCATGTCATTCTTCTTGATCTATGGTGGAATCCAACTACTGAAGATCAGGCTATTGATCGAGCACATCGTATTGGACAAACTCGACCTGTTACTGTAACTCGTATTACGATAAAAAATACTGTGGAGGATAGAATTTTGGCTCTCCAG gaagagaaaagaaaaatggttgCGTCTGCCTTTGGTGAAGATCATGGTGGAAGCTCTGCAACTCGATTAACAGTTGATGATCTCAAATATCTATTCATGGTGTAG
- a CDS encoding Prolyl oligopeptidase family protein, with the protein MIIRRGLVSLGTHFLATRSRLLHFDTPLSCLVPLVPRRRSILRLSSSFSSSSETGAASVRLTSPRDMAESRSPPVAKKVEHVMEMFGDVRVDNYYWLRDDSRTNPDMLSYLREENHYTDFVMSGTKQFENQLFAEIRGRIKEDDISAPLRKGPYYYYEKNLQGKEYIQHCRRLITDNKAEPSVYDTMPTGPDAPPEHVILDENTKAQEHDYYRIGAFKASPDHKLVAYAEDTKGDEIYTVNVIDSEALKPVGQQLKGLTSYLEWAGNDALLYITMDEILRPDKVWLHKLGTEQSSDVCLYHEKDDMFSLELHASESHKYLFVASESKTTRFVFSLDVSKTQDGLRVLTPRVDGIDSSVSHRGNHFFIQRRSTEFYNSELIACPVDDTSKTTVLLPHRESVKIQEIQLFRDHLAVFERENGLQKITVHRLPAEGQPLEGLQGGRNVSFVDPVYSVDSTESEFSSRVLRFKYCSMKTPPSVYDYDMDSGTSVVKKIDTVLGGFDASNYVTERKWVAASDGTQIPMSIVYNKKLAKLDGSDPLLLYGYGSYEISVDPYFKASRLSLLDRGFTFVIAHVRGGGEMGRQWYENGKLLKKKNTFTDFIACAERLIELKYCSKEKLCMEGRSAGGLLMGAVVNMRPDLFKVVIAGVPFVDVLTTMLDPTIPLTTSEWEEWGDPRKEEFYFYMKSYSPVDNVTAQNYPNMLVTAGLNDPRVMYSEPGKWVAKLREMKTDNNVLLFKCELGAGHFSKSGRFEKLQEDAFTFAFMMKVLDMIPASG; encoded by the exons ATGATAATAAGGCGTGGACTCGTATCTCTCGGCACTCACTTTCTCGCGACTCGTAGTCGTCTTCTCCACTTCGATACTCCTCTCTCTTGCCTCGTTCCTCTTGTTCCTCGCCGCCGCTCTATTCTACggctgtcttcttctttttcctcttcctctgaaACCGGAGCTGCGTCAGTGCGGTTGACATCACCGAGAGACATGGCGGAATCGAGATCCCCTCCTGTAGCGAAGAAGGTGGAGCATGTGATGGAGATGTTCGGTGACGTTAGGGTTGACAATTACTACTGGCTCCGTGACGATTCTCGCACCAATCCCGACATGCTTTCTTATCTTCGTGAAGAAAATCACTACACTGATTTCGTCATGTCTG gGACCAAGCAATTTGAGAATCAGCTGTTTGCTGAAATAAGAGGGAGGATCAAAGAAGATGATATATCTGCACCTCTACGCAAGGGTCCTTACTATTATTATGAGAAAAATCTTCAAGGAAAGGAATATATTCAGCACTGTAGACGTTTGATCACTGACAACAAAGCTGAGCCTTCTGTCTATGATACTATGCCAACTGGTCCAGATGCTCCTCCTGAGCATGTGATATTGGATGAGAATACCAAGGCTCAAGAGCATGACTACTACAGAATTGGGGCCTTCAAG GCGAGTCCCGATCATAAATTGGTGGCATATGCAGAGGACACAAAAGGTGATGAGATATATACAGTGAATGTCATCGACTCTGAAGCCCTAAAACCAGTGGGGCAACAGCTTAAAGGACTTACTTCTTATCTTGAATGGGCTGGTAATGATGCTTTGCTCTACATAACAATGGACGAAATCCTGCGACCTGATAAG GTTTGGTTACATAAATTAGGGACAGAGCAGAGCAGTGATGTATGCCTTTACCATGAGAAGGATGATATGTTTTCTCTTGAACTCCACGCTTCTGAGAGCCATAAGTATTTATTTGTTGCATCTGAAAGCAAAACTACAAGATTTGTCTTCTCGCTTGATGTGTCCAAGACTCAGGATGGACTCAGGGTGTTGACACCTCGTGTAGATGGAATTGATTCATCTGTCAGTCATCGTGGGAACCACTTTTTCATCCAGAGAAGGAGCACTGAATTTTACAACTCAGAACTGATCGCCTGTCCAGTTGATGACACATCAAAGACAACTGTTCTGCTTCCACATAGAGAAag TGTAAAGATTCAGGAAATTCAGCTTTTCCGAGATCATCTTGCAGTCTTCGAGCGTGAAAACGGACTGCAGAAGATCACAGTTCATAGGCTTCCTGCTGAGGGACAGCCACTGGAAGGTCTCCAAGGTGGTCGTAATGTGAGCTTTGTTGACCCGGTCTATTCAGTTGACTCAACCGAGTCCGAATTTTCGTCCAGGGTTTTAAGGTTTAAATACTGCTCAATGAAAACACCTCCTTCTGTGTATGACTATGACATGGACAGTGGCACTTCCGTTGTCAAGAAGATTGACACA GTATTGGGAGGTTTTGATGCATCAAATTATGTTACAGAAAGAAAGTGGGTCGCTGCATCAGACGGAACTCAAATTCCAATGTCTATTGtgtataacaaaaaacttGCAAAGCTTGATGGATCTGATCCATTACTCCTTTATGGATATGGTTCATATGAG ATTTCTGTGGATCCTTATTTCAAGGCATCAAGGTTGTCCCTGTTAGATCGTGGGTTTACCTTTGTAATTGCTCATGTTCGTGGGGGCGGTGAGATGGGGAGACAGTGGTATGAGAATGGGAAgctgttgaagaagaaaaacacattcacTGATTTTATTGCTTGTGCTGAGCGTTTAATAGAACTAAAATATTGCTCGAAAGAAAAACTGTGCATGGAAGGGAGAAGTGCTGGTGGATTGCTGATGGGTGCTGTTGTTAATATGAGGCCTGACTTGTTCAAGGTGGTTATCGCTGGAGTTCCTTTTGTAGATGTCTTGACAACAATGCTGGACCCAACAATTCCGCTTACGACATCAGAGTGGGAG GAGTGGGGTGACCCCAGAAAGGAAGAATTTTACTTCTATATGAAGTCATATTCCCCTGTAGACAAT GTAACGGCGCAGAATTATCCAAATATGCTTGTAACTGCTGGGTTAAATG ATCCAAGAGTTATGTACTCTGAACCTGGCAAGTGGGTGGCAAAACTGAGAGAAATGAAGACCGACAACAACGTACTTCTGTTCAAATGCGAGCTTGGCGCAGGGCATTTCTCAAAATCTGGGAG ATTCgagaagcttcaagaagatGCATTTACGTTTGCATTCATGATGAAAGTTTTGGACATGATTCCTGCTTCTGGGTGA
- a CDS encoding Prolyl oligopeptidase family protein (Prolyl oligopeptidase family protein; FUNCTIONS IN: serine-type peptidase activity, serine-type endopeptidase activity; INVOLVED IN: proteolysis; LOCATED IN: cellular_component unknown; EXPRESSED IN: 23 plant structures; EXPRESSED DURING: 13 growth stages; CONTAINS InterPro DOMAIN/s: Peptidase S9, prolyl oligopeptidase, catalytic domain (InterPro:IPR001375), Peptidase S9A, oligopeptidase, N-terminal beta-propeller (InterPro:IPR004106), Peptidase S9A, prolyl oligopeptidase (InterPro:IPR002470); BEST Arabidopsis thaliana protein match is: Prolyl oligopeptidase family protein (TAIR:AT1G69020.1); Has 7641 Blast hits to 7556 proteins in 1214 species: Archae - 80; Bacteria - 3203; Metazoa - 306; Fungi - 27; Plants - 212; Viruses - 0; Other Eukaryotes - 3813 (source: NCBI BLink).), which produces MAESRSPPVAKKVEHVMEMFGDVRVDNYYWLRDDSRTNPDMLSYLREENHYTDFVMSGTKQFENQLFAEIRGRIKEDDISAPLRKGPYYYYEKNLQGKEYIQHCRRLITDNKAEPSVYDTMPTGPDAPPEHVILDENTKAQEHDYYRIGAFKASPDHKLVAYAEDTKGDEIYTVNVIDSEALKPVGQQLKGLTSYLEWAGNDALLYITMDEILRPDKVWLHKLGTEQSSDVCLYHEKDDMFSLELHASESHKYLFVASESKTTRFVFSLDVSKTQDGLRVLTPRVDGIDSSVSHRGNHFFIQRRSTEFYNSELIACPVDDTSKTTVLLPHRESVKIQEIQLFRDHLAVFERENGLQKITVHRLPAEGQPLEGLQGGRNVSFVDPVYSVDSTESEFSSRVLRFKYCSMKTPPSVYDYDMDSGTSVVKKIDTVLGGFDASNYVTERKWVAASDGTQIPMSIVYNKKLAKLDGSDPLLLYGYGSYEISVDPYFKASRLSLLDRGFTFVIAHVRGGGEMGRQWYENGKLLKKKNTFTDFIACAERLIELKYCSKEKLCMEGRSAGGLLMGAVVNMRPDLFKVVIAGVPFVDVLTTMLDPTIPLTTSEWEEWGDPRKEEFYFYMKSYSPVDNVTAQNYPNMLVTAGLNDPRVMYSEPGKWVAKLREMKTDNNVLLFKCELGAGHFSKSGRFEKLQEDAFTFAFMMKVLDMIPASG; this is translated from the exons ATGGCGGAATCGAGATCCCCTCCTGTAGCGAAGAAGGTGGAGCATGTGATGGAGATGTTCGGTGACGTTAGGGTTGACAATTACTACTGGCTCCGTGACGATTCTCGCACCAATCCCGACATGCTTTCTTATCTTCGTGAAGAAAATCACTACACTGATTTCGTCATGTCTG gGACCAAGCAATTTGAGAATCAGCTGTTTGCTGAAATAAGAGGGAGGATCAAAGAAGATGATATATCTGCACCTCTACGCAAGGGTCCTTACTATTATTATGAGAAAAATCTTCAAGGAAAGGAATATATTCAGCACTGTAGACGTTTGATCACTGACAACAAAGCTGAGCCTTCTGTCTATGATACTATGCCAACTGGTCCAGATGCTCCTCCTGAGCATGTGATATTGGATGAGAATACCAAGGCTCAAGAGCATGACTACTACAGAATTGGGGCCTTCAAG GCGAGTCCCGATCATAAATTGGTGGCATATGCAGAGGACACAAAAGGTGATGAGATATATACAGTGAATGTCATCGACTCTGAAGCCCTAAAACCAGTGGGGCAACAGCTTAAAGGACTTACTTCTTATCTTGAATGGGCTGGTAATGATGCTTTGCTCTACATAACAATGGACGAAATCCTGCGACCTGATAAG GTTTGGTTACATAAATTAGGGACAGAGCAGAGCAGTGATGTATGCCTTTACCATGAGAAGGATGATATGTTTTCTCTTGAACTCCACGCTTCTGAGAGCCATAAGTATTTATTTGTTGCATCTGAAAGCAAAACTACAAGATTTGTCTTCTCGCTTGATGTGTCCAAGACTCAGGATGGACTCAGGGTGTTGACACCTCGTGTAGATGGAATTGATTCATCTGTCAGTCATCGTGGGAACCACTTTTTCATCCAGAGAAGGAGCACTGAATTTTACAACTCAGAACTGATCGCCTGTCCAGTTGATGACACATCAAAGACAACTGTTCTGCTTCCACATAGAGAAag TGTAAAGATTCAGGAAATTCAGCTTTTCCGAGATCATCTTGCAGTCTTCGAGCGTGAAAACGGACTGCAGAAGATCACAGTTCATAGGCTTCCTGCTGAGGGACAGCCACTGGAAGGTCTCCAAGGTGGTCGTAATGTGAGCTTTGTTGACCCGGTCTATTCAGTTGACTCAACCGAGTCCGAATTTTCGTCCAGGGTTTTAAGGTTTAAATACTGCTCAATGAAAACACCTCCTTCTGTGTATGACTATGACATGGACAGTGGCACTTCCGTTGTCAAGAAGATTGACACA GTATTGGGAGGTTTTGATGCATCAAATTATGTTACAGAAAGAAAGTGGGTCGCTGCATCAGACGGAACTCAAATTCCAATGTCTATTGtgtataacaaaaaacttGCAAAGCTTGATGGATCTGATCCATTACTCCTTTATGGATATGGTTCATATGAG ATTTCTGTGGATCCTTATTTCAAGGCATCAAGGTTGTCCCTGTTAGATCGTGGGTTTACCTTTGTAATTGCTCATGTTCGTGGGGGCGGTGAGATGGGGAGACAGTGGTATGAGAATGGGAAgctgttgaagaagaaaaacacattcacTGATTTTATTGCTTGTGCTGAGCGTTTAATAGAACTAAAATATTGCTCGAAAGAAAAACTGTGCATGGAAGGGAGAAGTGCTGGTGGATTGCTGATGGGTGCTGTTGTTAATATGAGGCCTGACTTGTTCAAGGTGGTTATCGCTGGAGTTCCTTTTGTAGATGTCTTGACAACAATGCTGGACCCAACAATTCCGCTTACGACATCAGAGTGGGAG GAGTGGGGTGACCCCAGAAAGGAAGAATTTTACTTCTATATGAAGTCATATTCCCCTGTAGACAAT GTAACGGCGCAGAATTATCCAAATATGCTTGTAACTGCTGGGTTAAATG ATCCAAGAGTTATGTACTCTGAACCTGGCAAGTGGGTGGCAAAACTGAGAGAAATGAAGACCGACAACAACGTACTTCTGTTCAAATGCGAGCTTGGCGCAGGGCATTTCTCAAAATCTGGGAG ATTCgagaagcttcaagaagatGCATTTACGTTTGCATTCATGATGAAAGTTTTGGACATGATTCCTGCTTCTGGGTGA
- a CDS encoding Eukaryotic porin family protein (Eukaryotic porin family protein; FUNCTIONS IN: voltage-gated anion channel activity; INVOLVED IN: anion transport, transmembrane transport; LOCATED IN: mitochondrial outer membrane; EXPRESSED IN: 20 plant structures; EXPRESSED DURING: 13 growth stages; CONTAINS InterPro DOMAIN/s: Porin, eukaryotic type (InterPro:IPR001925); BEST Arabidopsis thaliana protein match is: translocase of the outer mitochondrial membrane 40 (TAIR:AT3G20000.1); Has 524 Blast hits to 524 proteins in 192 species: Archae - 0; Bacteria - 0; Metazoa - 249; Fungi - 143; Plants - 70; Viruses - 0; Other Eukaryotes - 62 (source: NCBI BLink).) has protein sequence MEGFSPPINTAQVDAKTKLDEKVDYSNLPCPVLYEELNREATMALKPELFEGFRLDYNKSLNQKFFLSHSILMGPTEVPNPTPSSEIIKIPTANYDFGAGFIDPKLYLIGRITTDGRLNARAKFDLTDNFSVKANALLTDEEDKSQGHLVIDYKGSDYRTQLQLGNNSVYAANYIQHVTPHLSLGGEAFWLGQQLMSGVGYAARYETDKTVASGQIASTGVAVMNYVHKVSEKLSFATDFIYNYLSRDVTASVGYDLITRQSRLRGKVDSNGVVAAYLEEQLPIGLRFLLSAEVDHVKKDYKFGFGVNAF, from the exons ATGGAGGGCTTTTCACCACCGATTAACACTGCGCAAGTCGATGCAAAGACCAAACTTGACGAGAAAGTGGATTACTCAAACCTCCCTTGCCCTGTCCTCTATGAGGAACTCAACCGTGAAGCTACCA TGGCTTTAAAGCCAGAGCTATTTGAGGGTTTCCGCCTCGACTATAACAAGTCGCTTAACCAGAAGTTTTTTCTCAGCCATAG CATATTGATGGGGCCAACTGAGGTTCCTAATCCAACTCCATCATCcgaaataatcaaaattccaACTGCCAATTATGACTTTGGTGCTGGTTTCATCGATCCAAAG CTATATCTTATCGGAAGGATCACGACGGACGGTAGACTAAATGCGAGAGCCAAGTTCGATTTAACTGACAATTTTTCCGTCAAGGCTAATGCTCTG CtgacagatgaagaagataagtcGCAAGGCCACCTCGTCATTGATTACAAG GGGTCTGACTACAGAACTCAGCTTCAGCTTGGAAACAATTCCGTTTATGCAGCTAACTATATTCAG CATGTGACACCACACCTGTCTTTGGGTGGTGAGGCTTTCTGGCTTGGTCAGCAACTGATGTCGGGTGTTGGTTATGCAGCTCGATATGAGACTGACAAAACG GTTGCCTCTGGGCAAATTGCTTCCACTGGTGTGGCTGTCATGAACTATGTTCATAAGGTTTCAGAGAAG TTGTCATTTGCAACGGATTTCATCTACAATTATTTGTCACGAGATGTTACAGCTAGTGTCGGGTATGACCTCATTACTAGACAG TCTCGATTAAGAGGAAAGGTTGATTCTAACGGTGTTGTCGCTGCTTACCTTGAAGAACAATTGCCTATTGGACTCAGATTTCTTCTATCTGCAGAg GTGGATCATGTGAAGAAGGATTACAAGTTTGGTTTCGGTGTTAACGCCTTTTAA
- a CDS encoding pfkB-like carbohydrate kinase family protein (pfkB-like carbohydrate kinase family protein; FUNCTIONS IN: molecular_function unknown; INVOLVED IN: acetate fermentation, sucrose biosynthetic process, sucrose catabolic process, using beta-fructofuranosidase; LOCATED IN: cellular_component unknown; EXPRESSED IN: male gametophyte; EXPRESSED DURING: L mature pollen stage, M germinated pollen stage; CONTAINS InterPro DOMAIN/s: Carbohydrate/purine kinase (InterPro:IPR011611), Carbohydrate/puine kinase, PfkB, conserved site (InterPro:IPR002173); BEST Arabidopsis thaliana protein match is: pfkB-like carbohydrate kinase family protein (TAIR:AT1G06030.1); Has 7594 Blast hits to 7591 proteins in 1676 species: Archae - 131; Bacteria - 6008; Metazoa - 26; Fungi - 77; Plants - 323; Viruses - 0; Other Eukaryotes - 1029 (source: NCBI BLink).) yields the protein MKATEEAKEAGALLSYDPNLREPLWPSPEEARTQIMSIWDKADIIKLLLVTLGEKGCRYYTKDFHGSVETFHVDAVDTTGAGDSFVGALLNQIVDDQSVLEEEERLRKVLRIANACGAITTTKKGAIPALPTDCEALSFLKRQVEQ from the exons ATGAAGGCAACGGAAGAGGCGAAAGAAGCCGGAGCTCTTCTTTCCTACGATCCAAATCTCAGGGAACCTCTTTGGCCATCACCTGAAGAAGCTAGGACTCAGATCATGAGCATATGGGACAAGGCTGATATCATTAAG CTCTTACTTGTTACTCTCGGTGAAAAGGGATGTCGTTACTACACTAAG GATTTCCATGGATCTGTTGAAACTTTCCATGTTGACGCTGTGGATACTACTGGAGCTGGTGATTCTTTTGTTGGCGCGCTTCTAAACCAGATTGTTGATGATCAATCTGTACTCGAG gaggaagagagattgagaaaagTGCTTAGAATTGCAAATGCTTGTGGAGCAATCACGACGACTAAAAAGGGAGCCATTCCTGCTCTTCCTACAGATTGTGAAGCTCTCAGCTTTCTTAAGAGACAAGTAGAACAGTAA